Proteins found in one Paenibacillus borealis genomic segment:
- a CDS encoding TIGR00730 family Rossman fold protein, whose protein sequence is MKSIAVFCGSNDGASPVYKEYAVALGKELAARGITLIYGGATVGLMGAIADSVMQAGGRVIGVLPHFLKKREIEHTRLTELIMVDSMHERKLKMSELADGFIAMPGGPGTMEEYFEIFTWAQLGLHQKPCGLLNVNGYYDPLIALFGNMVQEKFMQEKQHSIMLNDTTAEGILQQLADYSPPPVKKYLTDERT, encoded by the coding sequence ATGAAGAGTATCGCTGTTTTCTGCGGTTCGAATGACGGCGCTTCGCCCGTATACAAAGAGTATGCTGTTGCTCTGGGCAAAGAGCTGGCTGCACGGGGCATCACGCTGATCTATGGCGGAGCTACTGTCGGCTTAATGGGCGCTATTGCAGATAGCGTCATGCAGGCGGGGGGACGCGTGATCGGGGTTCTGCCCCATTTTCTCAAAAAAAGAGAAATCGAGCATACCCGTCTGACCGAACTGATTATGGTGGACTCCATGCACGAACGGAAGCTGAAGATGTCTGAGCTTGCCGACGGATTCATTGCCATGCCGGGCGGGCCGGGCACGATGGAGGAGTATTTCGAGATTTTCACGTGGGCGCAGCTCGGTCTGCACCAGAAGCCCTGCGGGCTGCTGAACGTCAACGGTTATTACGATCCGCTGATTGCCCTGTTTGGCAACATGGTCCAGGAGAAGTTCATGCAGGAGAAACAGCATTCCATCATGCTGAACGATACGACTGCGGAGGGAATTCTGCAGCAATTGGCTGATTATAGCCCGCCTCCGGTGAAGAAATATCTTACGGATGAGCGGACTTGA
- a CDS encoding glycoside hydrolase family 88 protein, which yields MAAIQQLLDIPLIWEKLEHKTERMLTLIGGKSPHVAKDNGKYDDQRLDWWTSGFWPGILWIMHDMTGRAAYREAAWNWDERLERLTLAPNSFDHDVGFQFLPTAVIKYTLTGDPDALRRGLAAASFLAGRYNLNGRFIRAWNGDKTGWSIIDTSMNLSLLFWASQQTGDPRYAQIAQAHAGTVLKHFIREDGSVNHIVSFDPHSGEVLEVLGGQGHAPDSGWSRGTAWALYGMANTYRHTGDKTFLHAARRVAHFFLAHLPEDHVAHWDFRAGSSLDGEPRDTSAAACAASGLLELAESLSAVDGRIYRESAERILKSLYEHYGTWEDAEHEAILLHGTGHKPAGDNVDVSLIYGDYFFVESIARLAGWKHRIF from the coding sequence ATGGCAGCAATCCAGCAGTTACTTGATATTCCTCTCATATGGGAGAAGCTTGAACATAAAACAGAGCGGATGCTGACGTTAATCGGCGGTAAATCGCCGCATGTTGCCAAGGATAACGGCAAATATGACGATCAGCGGCTGGACTGGTGGACGTCGGGCTTCTGGCCTGGCATCCTGTGGATTATGCATGACATGACCGGCAGAGCCGCTTACCGCGAAGCAGCCTGGAACTGGGATGAACGGCTCGAACGGCTAACGCTGGCCCCGAATTCCTTCGATCATGATGTCGGTTTTCAGTTTTTGCCGACGGCCGTAATCAAGTATACGCTGACCGGTGATCCGGACGCCCTGCGGCGCGGCTTGGCCGCAGCGAGCTTCCTGGCGGGGCGCTACAATCTGAACGGCAGGTTCATCCGGGCCTGGAACGGCGACAAGACGGGCTGGTCTATCATCGACACCTCGATGAACCTGTCCCTGCTGTTCTGGGCTTCGCAGCAGACCGGCGATCCCCGGTACGCCCAGATCGCGCAGGCGCACGCCGGGACCGTGCTGAAGCATTTCATCCGCGAAGACGGCTCGGTTAATCATATCGTCAGCTTCGATCCGCATTCCGGCGAAGTCCTGGAGGTGCTGGGCGGCCAGGGCCATGCACCGGACTCCGGCTGGAGCCGGGGAACTGCCTGGGCACTCTACGGCATGGCGAATACTTACCGCCATACGGGGGACAAGACCTTCCTGCATGCGGCCCGGCGTGTAGCCCATTTCTTCCTCGCCCACCTGCCGGAGGATCATGTGGCCCATTGGGACTTCAGGGCAGGCAGCAGCCTGGACGGTGAACCACGGGATACTTCCGCAGCAGCTTGTGCGGCATCAGGGCTGCTGGAGCTGGCAGAGAGCTTGTCCGCTGTAGACGGAAGAATCTACCGGGAATCCGCAGAACGGATACTGAAGTCCCTGTATGAGCACTATGGAACGTGGGAAGATGCAGAGCATGAAGCGATCCTTCTGCATGGTACGGGGCACAAGCCTGCCGGAGACAATGTGGATGTGTCGCTGATCTACGGAGACTATTTCTTTGTCGAGAGTATAGCCAGGCTCGCGGGCTGGAAGCACCGTATTTTCTAG
- the licT gene encoding BglG family transcription antiterminator LicT has product MIIKQIFNNNIVSTVDDKDQELLILGRGIGFQFRAGDPIDEARIEKVFRLQDSSIYERFKAIVTEMPIEILQVTDDIVSLARMQLGKQISDGIYVSLSDHIHFAVQRLEREQIVRNPLSWEVQHFYKAEYDVAKEALTILRERLGIDFPKDEICNIALHFINAEVNDSMNDVTHLMQLLQEIMNIIKYHFGVDLDEDSVNYFRFITHLKYFCQRVITHSSHDDTEEYLYKVVKKNYPDTFKCIRKIESFILKNYEYVMTHSEQLYLTLHLERLMKTK; this is encoded by the coding sequence GTGATAATCAAACAGATTTTTAACAATAATATCGTTAGCACCGTGGACGATAAGGATCAGGAGCTGCTTATCCTCGGCCGGGGTATCGGTTTCCAGTTCCGGGCGGGCGACCCGATTGACGAGGCGCGGATTGAGAAAGTCTTCCGGCTTCAGGATTCCTCCATTTACGAGCGCTTTAAGGCAATTGTTACAGAAATGCCGATTGAAATCCTGCAGGTGACAGATGATATTGTAAGTCTGGCGCGGATGCAGCTGGGCAAGCAGATCAGTGACGGCATTTATGTGTCGCTTTCGGATCATATTCATTTTGCAGTGCAGCGTCTGGAGCGGGAGCAGATTGTCCGTAACCCGTTATCCTGGGAGGTGCAGCATTTCTACAAAGCCGAGTATGATGTGGCGAAGGAAGCGTTGACGATTCTGCGGGAGCGGCTGGGGATTGATTTTCCCAAGGATGAGATCTGCAATATCGCGCTTCATTTCATCAATGCCGAAGTCAATGACTCGATGAACGATGTGACGCATCTGATGCAGCTGCTGCAGGAAATTATGAACATTATCAAATATCATTTTGGCGTGGATTTGGATGAGGACAGCGTCAACTATTTCAGGTTCATTACGCATCTCAAATATTTCTGCCAGCGGGTCATCACCCATTCCAGCCACGACGATACCGAGGAGTATTTGTACAAGGTGGTTAAGAAGAATTATCCGGACACCTTCAAATGCATCCGCAAGATTGAGTCCTTTATCCTGAAGAACTACGAGTACGTCATGACCCATTCCGAGCAGCTCTATCTGACCCTGCATCTGGAACGGCTGATGAAAACCAAATAA
- a CDS encoding carbohydrate ABC transporter permease produces the protein MKEQSSLFDKIFYAGIYVLLVFLIIVTLYPLLYVLFASFSDAGQLMVHKGILWRPLGISFDAYRSVLANSGILTGYRNTLFIVVAGLAVNLVMTALGAYVLSRKNVLWNNTFMLLILFTMFFNGGLIPMYLVVKGVGLLDSLWSTILPFSISTFNLIIMRTAFMGIPDSLEESAKIDGANHFTILFRIIIPLSMPVIAVMILYYAVDKWNGWFYASVFIRSRELYPLQLVLREILIANSTDSMSAGASAGDRQQIGETIKYATIMVATVPILCVYPFVQRFFVKGVMVGSVKG, from the coding sequence GTGAAGGAACAAAGCTCTCTTTTCGATAAAATCTTCTATGCCGGCATCTATGTGCTGCTGGTCTTTCTGATCATCGTTACGCTCTATCCGCTGCTGTATGTGCTGTTCGCATCCTTCAGTGATGCCGGCCAGCTGATGGTGCATAAAGGCATCCTGTGGCGTCCGCTTGGCATCAGCTTCGATGCGTACCGGAGCGTGCTGGCCAATTCGGGCATTCTGACCGGATACCGCAATACACTGTTTATCGTCGTGGCCGGACTTGCCGTGAATCTGGTGATGACGGCCCTGGGCGCATACGTGCTGTCCCGCAAAAATGTGCTCTGGAACAATACGTTTATGCTGCTGATCCTCTTTACGATGTTCTTTAACGGCGGGCTGATTCCCATGTATCTTGTGGTCAAGGGAGTGGGTCTGCTGGATTCACTGTGGTCTACGATTCTGCCCTTCTCCATCAGCACGTTCAATCTGATTATCATGCGTACGGCCTTCATGGGCATTCCCGACAGCCTGGAGGAATCGGCCAAAATCGACGGGGCTAATCATTTTACGATTCTGTTCCGCATTATTATTCCGCTCTCCATGCCGGTGATTGCTGTAATGATCCTCTATTATGCCGTCGACAAGTGGAACGGCTGGTTCTATGCCTCTGTATTCATCAGGAGCAGGGAGCTGTACCCGCTTCAGCTGGTGCTCCGGGAAATTCTGATCGCGAATTCTACGGACAGCATGTCAGCGGGAGCCAGTGCGGGCGACCGCCAGCAGATTGGCGAGACGATCAAATACGCGACGATTATGGTCGCCACGGTACCGATCCTGTGCGTGTATCCTTTTGTACAGCGTTTCTTTGTCAAAGGGGTCATGGTCGGCTCTGTTAAGGGCTGA
- a CDS encoding CPBP family intramembrane glutamic endopeptidase: protein MQLETGEHAGIYTGKRISAWFIVGLIILEIIFAMTVNLFFFEKGTFDGINRLTRGWMNATLCAGLLGLMVIVVIYLWAMVRIPLRDLGLRREKLLAGCLWTFVFWLAVNVISACINLIAGTALTWNQDLADFPNLLLGALLGQLFGNALLEEIIFRGFLFVQIQHWLSGTVKPSSRIVKAMLISQTIFALMHIPNRIYGGLSGMEFVYDFIQLVILGMLFALLYVLTRNLFIVVGIHSLLNVNLMIWTGSYATTASLTCMGFAIGILLLLRRNKLHSRKSVIHY from the coding sequence GTGCAGCTTGAGACAGGGGAACACGCAGGAATTTATACCGGAAAACGTATTTCAGCCTGGTTTATCGTCGGCCTTATCATTCTTGAGATTATCTTCGCGATGACAGTGAACCTCTTTTTCTTTGAAAAGGGGACCTTCGATGGCATTAACCGGCTTACCCGCGGGTGGATGAATGCCACGTTATGTGCGGGGCTGCTCGGTCTCATGGTCATCGTCGTTATTTATTTATGGGCAATGGTCCGGATTCCGCTGCGGGATCTGGGACTGAGACGGGAGAAGCTGCTGGCCGGATGCTTGTGGACATTCGTGTTCTGGCTGGCGGTCAATGTAATAAGTGCCTGCATCAATCTCATTGCCGGTACAGCACTTACATGGAATCAAGACCTTGCCGACTTTCCGAATCTGCTTCTGGGCGCTTTGCTCGGACAATTGTTCGGCAATGCCTTGCTGGAGGAGATCATCTTCCGCGGCTTCCTTTTTGTGCAAATCCAGCATTGGTTGTCTGGAACGGTCAAGCCTTCTTCCCGCATAGTTAAAGCGATGCTCATCTCACAAACGATCTTTGCCCTCATGCATATCCCGAACCGGATTTACGGCGGACTTAGCGGAATGGAGTTTGTGTATGATTTTATCCAGCTGGTCATTCTCGGGATGCTGTTTGCACTCCTCTATGTGTTGACCCGGAATCTGTTCATCGTAGTGGGCATCCACTCGCTGCTGAATGTGAATCTGATGATCTGGACGGGCAGCTACGCTACAACCGCTTCGCTTACCTGTATGGGATTTGCTATTGGAATTCTGCTGCTGCTGCGGAGAAACAAATTACATAGCCGGAAATCCGTGATACATTATTAG
- a CDS encoding beta-glucoside-specific PTS transporter subunit IIABC: MKHQETAQQIVKSVGGVSNVKSVYHCVTRLRFELKDNNKADQAALKKLDMVMGTNISGEQFQVIIGNDVPKVFDEMVKEYPALKQTAEGNKQVDGKKQNVILKIFETIAGVFAPMLPAITAAGILKGLLALFVTLEWLSAGTDTYRILSAIGDGVFYFLPMLISFSAARKFGSNPYIAVGVGAALMYPDMGALLSSGNPVSFLSIPVTAVSYGSSVIPILLAIWILSYVEKTVDRFIIPSLKLLLVPLISLLVMVPVTLIAIGPLGTFVGDGLSGGINWLLNEGGLISGIVLGGAMSLIVMTGMHYALVPVIISNLATLGFDKFLPLTFISNMGQAGATLGVFFRAKDKKLKSVALSTSFTALMGVTEPAMYGVNMKYKKPFIAAMIGSAAGGGFALAFGAKAYALAGNGGIPGLPGLVGQTFWYAFGGMVIAFVVAAVVTVLLGFHEEADDAEQISGSIAAKPADVTPAAPAPVEVEVEPASATADSTAYAPMTGKAIPLKEVNDPTFGDELMGKGIAFVPTIGELISPVSGTVMNVFKTKHAMVIRNTDGMELLIHVGINTVKLRGQFFEAHVQAGDPIQAGDKLLTFDLAQIAQNYDITTAMVVTNTADYKQILPLKLGEVAFGEPVLKAEL; this comes from the coding sequence ATGAAACACCAGGAAACAGCGCAGCAAATCGTCAAGTCGGTGGGCGGAGTATCCAATGTGAAGTCGGTTTACCACTGTGTAACGCGTCTGCGCTTCGAGCTGAAGGACAACAATAAAGCGGATCAGGCCGCGCTCAAGAAGCTGGATATGGTGATGGGCACCAACATCTCGGGTGAGCAATTCCAGGTTATTATCGGCAATGATGTGCCTAAGGTATTTGACGAAATGGTTAAAGAGTACCCGGCGCTCAAGCAGACAGCGGAAGGAAATAAGCAGGTTGACGGGAAGAAACAGAATGTGATTCTGAAGATTTTTGAGACAATTGCCGGTGTATTCGCACCGATGCTGCCCGCAATCACGGCTGCCGGTATCCTCAAGGGACTGCTCGCATTATTTGTGACCCTGGAATGGCTGTCAGCGGGAACCGATACGTACCGTATTCTGTCCGCGATTGGTGATGGCGTATTCTACTTCCTGCCGATGCTGATCTCCTTCAGCGCAGCACGTAAATTCGGCAGTAACCCGTATATTGCGGTTGGTGTCGGCGCGGCGCTGATGTACCCGGATATGGGCGCACTATTGTCCAGCGGGAACCCTGTATCCTTCCTTAGTATTCCGGTAACAGCGGTCTCCTACGGATCTTCCGTAATTCCGATTCTGTTAGCAATCTGGATCCTTTCTTACGTGGAAAAAACCGTTGACCGCTTCATCATACCGTCACTCAAGCTGCTGCTCGTGCCGCTGATCTCCTTACTGGTGATGGTTCCGGTCACGCTGATCGCGATTGGACCTCTGGGAACCTTCGTCGGAGACGGATTGTCCGGCGGCATTAACTGGCTGCTGAATGAAGGCGGCCTGATCTCCGGGATCGTACTTGGCGGGGCGATGTCCCTGATTGTTATGACGGGTATGCACTATGCACTGGTTCCGGTGATTATCAGCAACCTGGCTACACTCGGCTTCGATAAGTTCCTGCCGCTGACCTTCATCTCCAATATGGGACAGGCAGGCGCTACACTCGGCGTATTCTTCCGGGCCAAAGATAAGAAACTGAAATCCGTCGCCTTGTCCACCAGCTTCACCGCACTCATGGGTGTAACGGAGCCGGCCATGTACGGTGTCAATATGAAATACAAAAAGCCGTTCATCGCTGCGATGATTGGTAGTGCGGCAGGCGGCGGCTTCGCGCTGGCGTTCGGCGCCAAGGCCTATGCGCTGGCTGGTAACGGCGGTATCCCGGGTCTGCCGGGATTGGTTGGACAGACCTTCTGGTACGCTTTTGGCGGGATGGTCATAGCCTTTGTAGTTGCAGCGGTTGTTACAGTGTTGCTTGGTTTCCACGAAGAAGCTGATGATGCGGAGCAGATTTCCGGCAGCATCGCCGCTAAACCGGCAGATGTGACTCCGGCAGCACCGGCACCGGTAGAGGTTGAAGTTGAACCGGCATCCGCTACCGCAGACAGCACCGCTTATGCACCAATGACCGGCAAGGCGATTCCGTTAAAAGAAGTCAATGACCCTACCTTCGGCGATGAGCTGATGGGTAAAGGCATTGCGTTTGTGCCTACAATCGGGGAGCTCATATCTCCAGTCAGCGGTACCGTAATGAATGTCTTCAAAACCAAGCATGCTATGGTTATCCGCAATACTGACGGCATGGAACTCCTGATCCACGTCGGGATCAACACCGTGAAGCTGCGCGGTCAATTCTTCGAAGCGCATGTACAGGCCGGTGATCCGATACAGGCCGGCGACAAGCTGCTCACCTTCGATCTGGCGCAAATTGCCCAGAATTATGATATTACGACCGCTATGGTCGTGACTAATACGGCCGACTATAAGCAGATTCTGCCGCTTAAGCTGGGTGAGGTTGCTTTCGGCGAGCCGGTGCTGAAGGCGGAGTTGTGA
- a CDS encoding helix-turn-helix domain-containing protein: MTWLVSYSAVLVVPMVVSLLVYMQSSQALKSEIHRANDSMLRQVRYTIDTQIDLMKRLNMEITWNTKLQDLMYSSKSSGDAQFTAYQLAKEFRMYQTSYASIDEFYVTWEQEAAVIRPGNVRDFATAFNTIHNTGTMNVGQWLENIHQSANNRFLLLPHLDSAEPRTGIAYLIHLPKDLNGRETGTVVVMADTGRFQQAIESISGFSGGQVLILNEENEVLLSNLPVSINQDSLLKHLPPDGSRMVNMPARDGDSELFYIQSSVSKLKYVLVIPSSIYWEKAEYVRRFTYISLFISLLSAGVLTWFFMRRNYSPIQKLVQLLTDKNSHEERTDWNELSFIQRAISNTRREKETIALQMQIHQHVLRSNMLNRLLKGKMDTLLPYEEALKSFDIQLRSDDFAVILFVVENSESLSAQLPGIDLNEKNKLVQFIISNVVEELAGHYHHAGYMVEVDEMMVCLVNCGEPESVLFREDLATIAAEAQRFLSSYQMDLTVSIGGIHSSLPGIAEAYREAVDAMAYKMVLGKQEIITYDEIRSEQADHPQTGYYYPLQVEQQIINMIKVGDFEQATRLISEVTDRNFNQPITSLTLARCLIFNLAGTMVKAVNELGGGDNSLLGDNPLWLDKIIACDTILEMKAELQTLLAEVCAYAAARLEQNVSHERAESLRDLVVKVTEHIEEHYSDSNLSVNLIGEHFNLKGSYLSKLFKNQTGEGVLDYINKYRIGQAKAMIRARQGSIADIAKLAGYNEAATFIRVFKKYEGITPGKYKEING, encoded by the coding sequence GTGACCTGGCTTGTTTCCTACAGCGCTGTGCTGGTTGTACCAATGGTAGTCAGCCTGCTGGTGTACATGCAGTCCAGCCAGGCACTGAAGAGCGAAATTCACCGTGCCAACGACTCCATGCTGAGGCAGGTCCGGTATACGATTGATACCCAGATTGATTTAATGAAACGGCTGAATATGGAGATTACCTGGAACACCAAGCTTCAGGATCTGATGTATTCGAGCAAATCCTCCGGCGATGCCCAGTTCACTGCCTATCAGCTGGCCAAGGAATTCCGGATGTACCAGACCTCTTACGCGTCAATTGATGAGTTCTACGTAACCTGGGAGCAGGAAGCGGCTGTCATCCGGCCGGGCAATGTGCGCGATTTCGCAACCGCTTTCAACACTATTCATAACACAGGAACCATGAATGTTGGACAGTGGCTGGAGAATATTCATCAGTCGGCCAATAACCGTTTTCTGCTGTTGCCGCATCTCGATTCCGCTGAACCCCGGACCGGAATCGCCTATCTGATCCATCTGCCTAAGGATTTGAACGGGCGGGAGACGGGGACGGTTGTGGTTATGGCGGATACCGGCAGGTTCCAACAAGCGATTGAGAGTATCTCCGGCTTCAGCGGCGGACAGGTGCTCATCCTGAATGAAGAGAATGAAGTGCTGCTCTCCAATCTGCCGGTATCGATCAATCAGGACAGCCTGCTGAAGCATTTGCCGCCGGACGGCAGCCGGATGGTCAATATGCCGGCGAGAGACGGTGACTCGGAGCTGTTCTATATTCAGTCCTCTGTGTCCAAACTGAAATATGTGCTGGTGATTCCAAGCAGCATTTATTGGGAGAAGGCGGAGTATGTCCGGAGATTCACCTATATCAGCCTGTTCATCAGTCTGCTGAGCGCCGGAGTCTTAACCTGGTTCTTCATGCGCCGCAATTATTCGCCGATCCAGAAGCTCGTCCAGCTGCTGACCGACAAGAATTCCCATGAAGAACGGACCGACTGGAATGAGCTGAGCTTTATTCAACGGGCCATCTCGAATACGAGGAGAGAGAAGGAGACCATCGCGCTGCAAATGCAGATCCATCAGCATGTGCTGCGCTCCAATATGCTCAACCGGCTGCTGAAAGGGAAGATGGATACCCTCCTTCCTTACGAAGAAGCCCTGAAGTCCTTCGATATTCAGCTGCGCTCGGATGACTTCGCCGTGATCCTGTTCGTGGTGGAGAATAGCGAGAGCCTGTCGGCCCAGTTGCCGGGCATTGACCTGAATGAGAAGAACAAGCTGGTCCAGTTCATCATCAGCAATGTGGTGGAGGAGCTTGCAGGCCATTATCATCACGCCGGTTACATGGTCGAAGTGGATGAGATGATGGTATGCCTGGTGAATTGCGGAGAGCCGGAATCCGTCCTCTTCAGAGAGGATCTGGCCACCATCGCCGCTGAAGCACAGCGGTTCCTGAGCAGCTATCAGATGGATCTTACCGTATCCATCGGAGGCATCCATTCCTCTCTGCCCGGGATTGCCGAAGCCTATCGTGAAGCCGTCGATGCCATGGCGTATAAGATGGTGCTCGGCAAGCAGGAGATCATAACCTATGACGAGATCCGCAGTGAACAGGCGGATCATCCGCAGACCGGATACTACTACCCGCTTCAGGTCGAGCAGCAGATTATTAATATGATCAAGGTTGGCGACTTTGAGCAGGCGACCCGGCTAATCAGCGAGGTGACAGACCGCAATTTCAATCAGCCCATCACCTCGCTTACCCTGGCCAGATGCCTGATCTTCAATCTGGCCGGAACCATGGTCAAGGCGGTCAATGAGCTAGGCGGCGGGGACAACAGCCTGCTCGGGGACAATCCGCTGTGGCTGGACAAGATTATTGCCTGTGACACCATTCTGGAGATGAAGGCAGAGCTTCAGACGCTGCTCGCCGAGGTTTGCGCCTACGCTGCGGCCCGGCTGGAGCAGAACGTATCCCATGAACGGGCCGAATCGCTGCGTGATCTGGTGGTGAAGGTAACGGAGCATATTGAAGAGCATTACAGCGACTCGAATCTGAGTGTTAATCTGATCGGCGAGCACTTCAATCTGAAGGGCAGCTATCTGTCCAAGCTGTTCAAGAATCAGACGGGTGAAGGCGTTCTGGATTACATCAACAAGTACCGGATCGGACAGGCCAAGGCCATGATCCGGGCCAGACAGGGATCAATTGCCGACATTGCCAAGCTGGCAGGCTATAATGAGGCAGCGACCTTTATCCGGGTATTCAAGAAATATGAAGGGATTACTCCGGGCAAATACAAAGAGATCAATGGATAA
- a CDS encoding extracellular solute-binding protein, whose product MRIKRSSKSVLLLLLSLMLLTSCREWSPQADQTQQGPPPSAAEVLPGADGYPLQTDKTLTYWAELNGNAGNIKPTFQEVPFFQEWQRRTGVKLDFIQPPANQAKEAINVLLASGELPDMLEYEWASFPGGPEKAISDGYILRLNDAIEKYAPNLRRYLSQHPEIDKQVKTDNGSYYVFPFIQGDDPLLTYQGPIIRQDWLDELNLPVPATIDDWHTVLKAFKDKKGVAAPLTFLGVPNPLFGIESGAFVGAYGIKKGFYLDQGEVKYGPVEPGYKSFLALFRNWYAEGLIDKNIATVDTKTLDANMISGRSGSSIWNAGAGIGMWQPAIKDLWPEAKFVPAPYPVLHKGEKPKFGQRANAYMGSGGVAISSGSRNVEEAVRMLDYGYSPEGHLLFNFGMEGTSYAMKDGYPKYTDLIMHNPDKLAPSQALAMYTRASYFGPFVQDVRYLEQYYFLPEQKEAVQIWSDTDARNTMLPQISKTEKESTEFSAIMLDVTTLVDEMSLKIIFGIEPLDSFDDYVAQIKALGIDRALEIQTAALTRYMER is encoded by the coding sequence ATGCGGATCAAGAGAAGTAGCAAATCTGTCCTGCTGTTGCTTCTGAGTCTGATGCTGTTGACATCCTGCAGGGAATGGAGTCCACAGGCAGATCAGACGCAGCAGGGACCACCGCCGTCAGCAGCGGAGGTCCTTCCCGGAGCAGACGGTTATCCGTTACAGACGGACAAGACGCTGACCTATTGGGCGGAGCTGAACGGCAACGCCGGGAACATTAAGCCTACCTTCCAGGAGGTGCCCTTCTTCCAGGAATGGCAGCGCCGCACCGGGGTGAAGCTGGACTTCATCCAGCCTCCGGCGAATCAGGCCAAGGAGGCGATCAATGTCCTGCTGGCTTCAGGTGAACTGCCGGATATGCTGGAATATGAATGGGCCAGCTTCCCGGGCGGCCCCGAGAAGGCGATCAGCGACGGATATATTCTGCGGCTGAATGATGCAATCGAGAAGTATGCGCCTAACCTGCGGCGGTATTTGAGCCAGCACCCGGAAATCGACAAACAGGTGAAGACGGACAATGGCAGCTATTATGTCTTCCCGTTCATCCAGGGAGATGATCCGCTGCTTACCTACCAGGGGCCGATTATCCGCCAGGACTGGCTGGATGAACTGAATCTCCCGGTCCCGGCTACCATTGATGACTGGCATACGGTGCTGAAGGCGTTCAAGGACAAGAAGGGGGTTGCCGCCCCGCTTACGTTCCTGGGAGTGCCGAATCCGTTATTCGGAATTGAGAGCGGTGCTTTCGTCGGCGCCTACGGGATTAAGAAGGGATTCTATCTTGATCAGGGAGAAGTGAAGTATGGACCCGTCGAGCCCGGCTATAAATCTTTTCTTGCCTTATTCCGGAACTGGTATGCAGAGGGCCTGATTGATAAAAATATCGCGACCGTGGATACGAAGACGCTCGATGCCAATATGATCTCCGGCAGAAGCGGGTCCAGTATATGGAATGCCGGAGCCGGAATAGGCATGTGGCAGCCTGCAATCAAGGACCTGTGGCCGGAGGCGAAGTTTGTTCCGGCACCTTATCCGGTTCTGCATAAGGGAGAGAAGCCGAAGTTTGGTCAAAGGGCTAACGCTTATATGGGCAGCGGAGGCGTAGCGATCTCAAGCGGCAGCAGGAATGTGGAGGAAGCCGTCCGGATGCTGGATTATGGCTACAGCCCTGAGGGACATTTGCTCTTCAACTTCGGAATGGAAGGCACAAGCTATGCCATGAAGGACGGTTACCCGAAATATACGGATCTGATTATGCATAACCCGGATAAGCTGGCTCCGTCGCAAGCCCTTGCCATGTATACCCGTGCCAGCTATTTCGGGCCATTCGTCCAGGATGTCCGGTATCTGGAGCAATACTATTTCCTGCCGGAACAGAAGGAGGCGGTGCAGATCTGGTCGGACACTGATGCCAGGAACACCATGCTTCCGCAAATCTCCAAGACGGAGAAGGAGAGCACCGAGTTCTCCGCCATCATGCTGGATGTGACGACGCTTGTGGATGAGATGTCCCTGAAGATTATTTTTGGCATTGAGCCGCTGGACAGCTTTGATGATTATGTAGCCCAGATTAAGGCGCTGGGTATTGACAGGGCCCTTGAGATTCAGACAGCGGCGCTTACCCGGTATATGGAACGGTAG